The Ictidomys tridecemlineatus isolate mIctTri1 chromosome 1, mIctTri1.hap1, whole genome shotgun sequence DNA window TAGAAAACATCTCATCACACAAGGGAGTAACTTGGTTCCAAATTAGGATGTGTGTGGGTAGGGGAGGGTTATGTTCATTCAGTCTATGCTCTTAAACTTTCaagatttcatttattgattgattgattgattgattgattggtaccagagattgaactcagggacactcaaccatggagccatatccccagccctgtttttgtattttatttagagactgggtctcactgagttgcttagcacctcatcattgctgaagctggctttaaactcgagatcctcctgtctcggcctcccaagctgctgcgattacaggcatatgacaccacacctggctataattttttttttttaatttggccctggggattgcacccacaggtactttaccactgtgctacctTCCCAgcgcttttaatattttattttgagatatgatctcactaggttgccgaggctggcctcaaacttatgatcctcctgcctcagccttctgagtcactgaggttacaagaatgtgccaccatatctggcttaAAGCTATTTTTCAAAAGTTGTAAGCAATGTAGAATTTAGAAAGGTAAGCAAcacctggcatggtggtgcatgcctgtaatactagttacttgggaagctaaagcaggaggatgccaaattcaaagctagcctgggcaacgtggcaagaccctgtgttaaaaataaataaatagataaataaataagtaaataaataaataaatgggaccagCTCAGTGAAAGCACCACCAAGTCAATGCCTAGCACCTGATCTCCTCCACCCTCCAAGAGTTAAGTAAGCCACAATAGTGGCTCTTCTTAACCCTTCTTGTCTCTTGCATTGTCCTTGACTTTCTGCCATTCTCAAGACTTTGCTTTGTGATGGGCTATGGTTTTAAGACTCTGAGTAGCCTGGACACTAGAGGGCTGGGTTTATTtgagttgtagatgtacacaatacctttatttatttttctgtggtactAACATTCAAATGCAGTGcttcacacttgcaaggcaagcactctaccactagctacaaccccagccctgttgctATTTTTAATATCGAtgtgtttcactaagacaatcaACCCCATCACTATACCACAGCTCAGATAGAAGTCCTgacttaattatttatatttaatactgAAGCAATGTTGCAATAAATgcttgtggaatgaatgaatgaaccactCACACTGCTGCTGAAGGCTGATGGTTTGCCGGGAGTTCACAATGGAGCCCCCAGTCTCTGAGCTGTGGTTTCTGCAGGAGGAGGTGGCCAGTAACTCTGGTCATGCTTAATCTCTCACCAATAAAGACAGAGGCTGGGAAAACAGTCCATAGATAGGCCAACAAGCTTAAACAAGAGCAGTTCCTACCCAAACCaggaattcttcatatattccCTCAGTAAGGGTATTTCCTTGGTGTTATCTGAATGACTccaaatatttacattaaaatataacaacCATCTCTGAGAAGTCTCAAGGCCTGGAGTTGAGGTGATTTGATTTTCAGTCTCTAagggcttgttttgttttgttttttcagaactGGGGACCAAGGGAGGACTAGACACACACCTTTCACTCATATGCAATCAGAAACCTCTCTGTGAGAAGACACACAAATCCCAGAGAAAACTTGGGGGACAGCAGTGACAACCTTTGATTCTGTAATATATTTCAGTTCACTCCTGGGCCTGCAGAGGGTTAAAGTTTCAGAAACAAACTTGTAATCACTGAACTATGCATACTGATGAGACAATAGCCTCGGGCTTTTGAGATCTTGATAACCaggaaattaattataaattcgTAACTCCTGCTGTGATTGACTGAAGTGATACACAAAAAGTGCCCAGTGAAACAATCCCAATCAACTCAGCTTAGCATTTGTGTCCGGAATAGCAGGACAGCAAATCTCCATTCACTTTCAAAAGTAAGAGGAGCCTATTATAGTGAATGAGCCAGTGGAATGCAAAATATTCAAATGTTCAGATATTCTAGGACTTAGATCCTTCAGAAAAATCAGACTATATAacacaacacaagaaaacaagACAACTACAACCAAGGCACTTCTCTTCTCAGCCCCACTTTCTCCTACTTCCAATCAGGGTCCTAATTCAGATGGACCAGAAATTTCCCAAGCCACTTCTCCAAGACAAAGAAAGAattggtagtgcacacctataatcccagaagctggggaggttgaggcaggaggattgcaagttcaaaaccagcctcagcatctcattgaggccctcagcaacttagcaagaacctttctcaaaggggggaaaaaagggctggggatgtgactcagtggctaagcacctctgggttcaattcctggtttaaaaaaaagaaaagaaaagcttttatattagcaaatatgattttatttctcaaatcatttcttttcttggggatatagctcagttggtagagtgcttgcctcacatgcacaagtccCCGGGttttaatcccagcaacacacacacagagaaaaaaaaatcatttattctctctctcttttttttttttgtaattttgaggatcaaacccagggtcttctgTATGCTTagcaagcactctattgctgagctacatgcccagtccaTCTTTTACATCTTTGAATATAGATTCAAAGGTTTGGTAAAAATGAACCAAGAAATGCacctattctttttttgttttttagttgttgatagacctttattttatttatgtatttatatgtggtgctgagaatcgaacccagttcgTCAcactacatgccaggcaagtacaccactgctcagccccagccccagccccaagaaatgcatctattcttttattattttttaaggtggacacaatatctttattttatttttatgtggtgctgaggattgaacccagtgcctcacgcatgccaggcgaggacgctaccactcgagccacattcccagcctctgCATCTATTCTTTAATAGGCACTTTTGATTAAGTTTTGGGGCATCCATACATGGAATACCACCTGGTTATTAAAATTAATGAGGTATAGTAAATCAATgtgtttaaaaaagaataagtctGTATTAGCtgatttttaagttaattatatgtgcatatatatgtatacatatacattctttttcttttaaaattttttttggtgctggagactAAACACAGggacacttaccactgagccacaccacagccctcttatttttttaagagacagagtatcactgagttgcttagtgcctcacttttgctgaggctggttttgaactggcgatcccccctgcctcagccttctgagccaccaGGCTTGGCttacatatatattctttgtgtgtgtgtgtagtgctggggattgaacccagggctttgtgcatgagaggtaagcactctaccaactgagctaggtCCCCAGCCCacatatacattctttttttttttttaagagagagtgagagaggagagagagagagagagagagagagagagagagagagagagagagaaagagagaatttttaataattatttttcagttctcggcggacacatctttgttggtatgtggtgctgaggatcgaacccgggttgcacacataccaggcgagcgccacatccccagccccacatatacattcttaataatataatatacctatattttccattaaaaaattattatagaatTCAGTTCTATCAGGGAAATAAGAATGGTTATGagcaataaattagaaatttttttattttgttctgttggattttttttaaatcatcagtatatattataaaaatgtctaataaagaaatccaaatacCAAAATAGTTTCATCCACTGGAGTGGCCTATAGAAAGTCTGTGGGGCTTCTGTGAAGCCTTTTATCCTGTGTTCACCTTTCCATTTCTCACCTGTGGAGAATAGGAGGACAACCTCAAAGGCCTGCAATGAGATTCAATGCAGAGCACAGGCAAAGAAAACTAAGGTTAAATGGtactgaaagggaaaaaaaaaggcagagcaGAAAAAGAGGTGTCAATAATCACAGAAAAGAGTGTTCCCTGCCTCACCCTTAAGGGAgtatgttccaagacccccagtggatgcctaaaCCCCATATAAAGTAGTTTGTTCCTAAGCACATATAActgtgataaagtttaatttataaattagggtacagcaactaaaaatagaacaataataacaatatactttaataaaaaagtTATATGGTGGtggtctcttctctctcctccctcaaaatatctttacatattttcacttaaaagaaacattcatgggctggggttgtagctcagtggtagaatgcttgccaaGCATatgtgggttcaatcctaagcaccacatcaaaatgaataaataaaataaaggcattgtgtccatctatacttaaaatatatatatatatattttaaaaagcattcacaagcgctgggaatgtggctcaagcggtagcgcgcttgcctggcatgtgtgctgcctgggttcgatcctcagcaccacaaagatgttgtgcccgccgaaaactggaaaataaatattaaaaagttctctctctctctctctctctctctctctctctctattaaaaaaaaaaaaagcattcactTTGTGGCTCTTATTAATGAAGGAGTACTTGAACACAAGCAGGAGATCCTGCAACTGATAGCCCACATGAATCTGATCGATGAAACACAACTGGGTAGTGCATACTGCTTGGATTCCCTGGACAAAGAGATGATTCATGACAGCACAAGATTTCATCACGCTACTCAGAATAGTGTgcagtttaaaaaattatgtattgcTTATtccagaattttatatttaatattttcagactataGTTTGATCATGGATAAGTATGGAAAGTGAAAATCCGGATAAGGGAGAACAGGAATGCTGGAATGGTGAAAATACAACATAATATTTGTGAGTATTTATGAGTGCATAAATGTGCCCAATATTTTATCCTCATGATTTTATGGGGAAGAAATATTATTCTCTTTGTAAAACTGGAATAACCTTCTCTAAAGTAACAAAAACCTCCGTAGGACCTGCACTCAGCCACTAGGCTGTGCTGCttcttcaataaaaattaaacaatgggatttttttcccccctaatcaGATCAGCAAAATTTCAAAAGATTGATGGCATCAAATGTAGATAAGCATTTCAGGAAACAAGTACAAGTTTAGTATTTTGATAGTAAGAAGAATCCTGActcagcacagtggtgcacgcctgtaatcctagattgcaagttcaaggacagcctcagtaacttagccagacctgtctcaaaaaaaaggagggctggggatggggatgtggttcagtggtaagtgcccgagttcaatccccagtactaaaaaaagaatactaaaagcaattcagcaaaatagcaccCAGCACAAAACATCCTCCActcatgctggggatggaattgAGGGTCTTGGGCATGCtaatgcaagtgctctaccactaagctatacccagACTCCAAAAATAGGTATCTGACTTTGGATTTGGTTTTTGTACTTCCAGAAACTTATCCTACAAACTAATTTCAAAGATGTCTATACACCAATGTACAATGCAGTACTGTTttaatgcccccccccccaaaaaaaggagtctgtatcctttaaaaatggaagtcAATCTCTAGAACCAGGTGTGGAAAGAATTCTAAAACATACTAAGTGAAAAACAACTGCCACAAAggaatatgtacaatattctttctgaaaaaatatggtataaacaTGCGAAGTTTTGCTCTCTAGCATagctccccccccaaaaaagtcacaTTATTTCTTCTTGGAAGAGTAAGGCTGttgcttctttctcctcctccctccttcaaacaaacaaagcaaaatcaTAACACAGAAAGAAGTTGTAGAAAAAGGATCATGTATTATTTATCAACCAAAACaatcataaaacaatttttaaagtcacaaataCAACAGGTATATAAAGTCAATCTGGAGTCAgatacttcttttatttatttatttagtaggtgtagttggacacaatgcctttattttatttacttatttttatgtggtgctgaggatcaaacccagggcctcacatgcactaggcaagtgctctattgctgagctacaaccccagccccaatggtCTTCTTAAATATGCTGCAAATTCTTGTACATCCCTGCTACTTTCCAAACAGATGGGTTCAAACCCTATAGAGACTCTGCAATTTCATAGCTCATAAGAGGTGAACAAAATTCACAATAAATATaccaacaattttttaaaatactaagtgGTAAAtgctatttttagttataaaatacTCTTACTCAGACTGAAGTTAGTAAAAAGTTGTACAAAATTTGTATTTACATGTTGAAGATCCTCATCGTATTTTTCTTGAATAGTAATACACACAAGAACTCAAAGGATCAAtaaagaaataactgaaaatcCCAATAAGTCAACCAGGGAATTTCATTATAAGCTAAACACAAAAAggcaccaaacatttttttttttttttataccagggattgaacccaggggtgcttaaccactgagccacatccccaacctttttaaaattttgaaacagatctcgctaaattgcttggagcctcactaagttgctgaggctagctttgaacttggaatcctcttacttcagcttcccaaactgctgggattacaggtgtgagccatagCATCCAGCACAAAACATTCTTACAGACTTTTctttttagaaactattttggcACCTTGTCAAGTGGTAGCAAAGCTCAGTTCAGTAATTGTCACATTCAAGTGCAAAAATGTTACAATGTTTATAAAATGTCCCGGTTCCCTGTTTCCTGAGCTCTTGTCATGGAAACTGAGGAACTTATACTTTTAATAAGATCCCCAGTGATTTTAATGAAGTGCACAAGAATGCTGCTCCCTGAACATTTGAATTCTATCGCCCAACCCAAGCTCACTGCTCACTATTGGTTGGAAATCAGACTCCAACCAGCTCGTTTACCTTGTTAAGTTTCCTCGTTTGCAAAGTCAATCAGACTGATGCTCTCTGAAGGCCCTCAAGCCCTAACAAGGCTAAGATGGACCCCAAATGCAGAAGAAATAGTTTCAGTTTGTAGAAGAAATAGTTTCAGATAGAAACGTATCCTTCACACCAGGTGCAGTTTTTGCAGGTAACTGGGTTCCTGTCTTTCCACTATCTTCTGCATCTTGCTCTGTCAGTTCAGTTTTTAGGATATTTGAGTAGGAGAATTCTGACACACATTTATGTTAATGTGGGAGGCTTTTCTCATGCAAACAAGGAAGCTTCAAGCAATCCTGGGAGAAGCTACACAGACAATGGCCTGTGCCAAGCCCTGCTTGTTTAAGAAATAACAGCCACCTCCCCACATCAGTAAGCAGGCTCCTCAGCTCCTGTAAAACTCCATCTGTAGAGCTGGCAAACTCAATAGGAAGTTTTAACACTTGTTGAACTTGAAGAATAAGAGCTGGATTTCCTGGAGAATTTCTTGGAGGTGAGGGATACTTGCATTCGCTTCACAGTGCGGACACTGCGACAAAGGAGAGCATTCTTCACATGATCCCTAAAATCTTGTGAAACAAAGTAATAGACAAAAGGGTCAATGCAGCTGTTGAGGGTGGACAGACAGAGGGCTACAATGTACAGCGCATAGACATGGCTCTGGCCTTGGCTTTTAATCAGGAAATAATGCACCACGAGCAGAAGGTTACTGGGAGTGAAGCAGATCAAGTACATGGCCAGGACAGTGACAATGAGTTTGATggccctcttccttttcttttccgaGTGTTCATCCATGGCAGAAGATTGGAGCGTTCTGATCATGAGCACATAGGCAGAGGCTGTGAGGAAGGCTGGGAACATAAAGACTCCAATGGCTAGAGAGAGGAAGTAATTGAACATGTCCCCCACCAACACCTCCTCAGGCAAAACGTCATGACAGGTCGTGATgttaagggctgggatgtagatGGTCTGCTTCATGACATACAAGGGGATAGTGACCAGCAATATCAGCAGCCATATTCCCAGGGAGACACCAATAGCAATGTTTGCACTCTTCTTGGTGTGTACCATGGGGTTCACGATGACCCAATACCTTTGCACGCTGAGGCAGGTCATGAAGAGAATGGAACAGTACATATTGCCATAGAAAAAGCCAATGAGCACCTTGCAAAGAGATTCCCCATAGATCCAGTTGTTGCCATGTATGTGGTAGGCAATCTTCAGGGGAAACCAAATAACAGAGAGGAGGTCTGCCACGGCCAGATTGGCCATGTAAATCACAGCAGGGTGCTTCTTCTTTGTTCGGAAGAGAAAGACCCATAGGGCTATGCCATTACTTGGTAAACCAACCACAAATACAGTTGTGAAGACAATTGGAAGAAAGACAGTAGTGAGCTTTCCAGTGAGGAGGGACGTGGAAAACTCATCCACAGAGAAGTCTGGTACCACCGTAACTCCTTTTCCAGTGACTGAAGGGGGCTTATTAGGCTTCCCAATAAGACTTCTTCCTTTAGAGGTTCTATTGGATCCTGTGTGAGAAAAGCAGACAAGGGTTATTGCTGAATTAAATGCTTCAGCAGGAAGTCTAGTTTGCTTAAATGAAAATAGTTAAAGGAAGACAGAAATATAATATTAGAATATTATACAAAATGCTTATAAGGGCTTTCTTTGGGTGAAGGCACTTTTTTATTGAGAGTTGTGAAGCACACATGGGAAACTTGATATCAAGAaaagatttcttgaaaaaaaaatgacagttatttcaatttatttaaaaaaaactgcataCTAGCTAGatgtggtggcatgtgcctgtaaccCCGatgacttggaagactgaggcaggaggattcaagttcaaagccagcctcagcaacttagtgaggccctgcctcaaaataaaaaataaataaaaataaaaatggtctggggatgtggctcagtggttaaataccctgggttcaatcccaggttcaaaaaaaaaaaaaaaactgtgcataCTCATTAGTTCTTGATTATTCTTATTCATGTGCCTTCATGGGTCAACCAGTAAAAATCAGTTTAGGATCATGAAGTAACTGCTTTATGAACACTTGTGTAAGACAGAAGCCCTACCATGACATCAGgtttctaattattcattttgTAATGGCTGTCTATCCTACTCTGGCCCTGAGCCAGGATCCAGCCTAGCCTTCAGTCAAGCCCTATGCCAGAGCTTGGCAAGGAAGATTCCCAGGATTACAAGGGACATTCCCTCTTCACCCACAAGGAGGGCAGGAATTCCCTTCTTCTGTGCTGGTTTCCTGGAGACCTTTCCATAGCTGCTTGCTGGCAGGCAAGTTTTTGAAGCTCAAGATCACTGGAACAGTGATACCAAGTTTGTGTTCTCATTTTCAAGATGTAACATACCAAGTTTTAACAAATTATGCCTCTTCCCTTCATTATGAATTTAACAATAAAACTCATAACAAGCCATGCATGATGGCATGTGCCTGGAGTCCCAGCCCctctgaagcaggaagattgcttgaATCCAGGATTTGGAGGCGGGCctggcaacatagtgagaacctctctcaaaataaacaaaaaaatccaacaaacaaACACATCCACTTTTCATCCCTCCCCAAACAAATGCTCTTGGACCTTAGGAGGAAATGAGAACACTAAAGAATTTTactttaattataaaaaacaGTAGGCCTCCACCATGCAGAGACACCATGTACCATAATATTATACCCAGGAAGGATATTATCCCTCTAGAGAGTTCACCTGATAATTCTTATGCTCAGCCACCACTTTTCCTCCTTGTATCTTTGCACTTATGTTCAGCAAAATTACTCACTTCCTAAGGCTTCCCTGTGTAAGACCAACAGTGAGGTAGCCTGGGTGGAGTGTTGGAGGTTACAGAAGTCAGTATTTCAGTTTTACTTAGTTTTGAAAGGTAGTTTCCCCCAAAGAAATGTCTGGGTCCTAATTTTCAGAGTTGTGAAGATTACCTTATTTAGAAAAAGGGTCTTTGCAGGTATAATTAGGAATCTTGAGaaaattatcctggattatctagcTAGGCCCTAATCCAGGACAAGTGTCTTTTTAAGAAGGGGAGATTTGAGACAAAGAAGAAGACACAGTAGAAAGTAATGAGAGAATGGAGGCAAAGACTGGAATAATGCCATAGTATAAGACAAAGGACACCAAGGAATGCCTAACAACCACCAGAaaccagaaaagggaagaaacagATTCTTCTCTAGGCTTTTTGAAGGGAATATAGTCATCCCAACATCTTGATTTCAGACATCCAGCCTTCCAAAActatgaaagaatattttttttgttttatgccaTCAGTTCATGGAAATTTATTATGGCAGTCTCAGGAAACTCATACACTTATGACAGACCTATCTCTgttgtttcaattttttcttcttcttttttcttttttttaacctttttttttttttcttgggaccagggattgaacccaggtgtactttactgctgagcttatctcaagccctttttatttttcattttgaggcaggttctcactaaattgtttagggccttgctaagtttctgagactgttcttaaacttgtgaccctcctgccttagtctcctgagccactgagattacaggtatacaccactatgcctgactatttcttttataactttccaaaatgagtttttttgtttgtttttagttgtagacggacagaatatctttattttatttatttatttatttttatgtggtatcagggatcgaacccagggcctcacatgtgctagggaagcactctaccactgagccacaaccctgtcctcaaaatgagtttttgaatttaaaaaaaaaaaaattattcttatgtATTATAGTGTCCTTCAAATACTGAACTCTTACcccatgtagctcagtgataatgtGCTCtcggttcaatccttagtaccaaaaataaaaaaaaaattaaaaagataaacagacaTCTTGAGCCTCTAAAGAAACATGTATCTTATTGTTACCTTTCTGGTAACCCTACCAAAAAGAAACCTGATTTCATTGTTCTAGTCCATCTGGGCTGCTATGACAGAGTACCAAAGAATGAATGGCatataaacaatagaaacttatttctcactgttctggagtaTGGAAATCTGAGATCCCAGCCCTCTTCCAGTTGCAGATTGCCAGCTTTTGGCTGTATTCACGCACCACAGAAAGGGGGAGCTAGTTCTCCAGCCTTTAAGGGCACAAATGGCATTTATATATGGCTCTTGCCCACCTTGATCTTATTATCTCTCAATGGCCCACTTCCTGATACCATCCCACTAGGAATtagatttcaacatgtgaatggGGGTGGATTACAAACATACAATCCATAACACCAGTCTAGCACCTGAATCCAATTactaaatttatagaaataaaggGCTAATGGGAAATGTTAAATAACACCTCAAGAAGATAGTTAGATTTGGGGAATTGCTACTGGATAAAGGACAATGTTTCTTCAAAGTATAAATTGTAAGGCAAAAAAATACgagaaaaagaaatgtagaagtgaaattaaaagattttaaaaagggagTGGGactgtaactcagtgatagagctcttatctagcatgtacaagaccctgggttcattctccagCACTgctaaaaaaagatttaagataCATGTCACATAATATATGCACTTTATTTAGATGTTGTTTCAAAGAAgccattaaaataacatttatgagGCCATTAGAAATTTGAACCCTGAGTATTtgattatattaataaattattggcAGACAGAtgtggtggcatatgcttgtaatcccagtaacacaagaggctgtggcagaaggattacaagtttcaggccagcctggacaatttaacAAGATGCTAGACCAtgcctcaaaagaaaataaaagtgaagggAAGCAGGGACTGAGGATATTGTTCTGCAGTGGAGTGATtatctagcatatgtgaggccctgggttcaatctccagcacagttaaaaaaaaataaaggtggcGGGCAGGGGGTTGTTAATAGGTATAATAATGGTATTACATATATGTTTGAAAACAAATCCCTTATCTTTAAtgaatacattataaaatattttaagatgaaatttgatctgggatttattttaaaatcacaggGATTGTTGGGCCTCTCGACATagctggtggaagtataaaatggTATAATCACCATGGAAAATTATCTGGCATTCTTCAAATGGTTAAATTGAGTTACTATATGACTCAGCCACTTACACCTAGGGAATATATCtaagagaagagaaaacatatgtCCATTCAAAAACTTGTTCATGAATATTCATAGAGCAAACATTATTCATAgtagtaaaaaatgaaaacaatccaaatgtccatcaacagatgaataccACAGATGAATCAAGTGAGAAATATCCATACACTGGAATGTTACTtggcaatgaaaagaaatgaagtattaGCAGGGCAAGGGGTGCATGACATCATCCCAaggactctggaggctaaggcaggaagattgtcaagttcaagttcaagcccagccacagcaatttagcaagaccttgtttcaaaataaaaaataaaaagggctggggttgtggctcagtagttaagcacccctgggttcaatcctcagtaccaaaaaaacccccatAGAAATGGAGCattgtagctgggcatggtggtgggtGGCATTGCCTGAAGTCTCAACACtccagagactaaggcaggagaatcgctTGAACCTAGGAGTTAAAGACCAGCTTGAAcaacacagcagaaaaaaaaatagataaaaagaaaaatgaatgaagtattAATACAAGCTAtgacataattttgaaaaaattatgctaaataaaaatatcagtcaTAGAGAACCAAATATTGT harbors:
- the F2rl1 gene encoding proteinase-activated receptor 2, with product MRSRSLMWLLGGAILLAASASCSQTTRGSNRTSKGRSLIGKPNKPPSVTGKGVTVVPDFSVDEFSTSLLTGKLTTVFLPIVFTTVFVVGLPSNGIALWVFLFRTKKKHPAVIYMANLAVADLLSVIWFPLKIAYHIHGNNWIYGESLCKVLIGFFYGNMYCSILFMTCLSVQRYWVIVNPMVHTKKSANIAIGVSLGIWLLILLVTIPLYVMKQTIYIPALNITTCHDVLPEEVLVGDMFNYFLSLAIGVFMFPAFLTASAYVLMIRTLQSSAMDEHSEKKRKRAIKLIVTVLAMYLICFTPSNLLLVVHYFLIKSQGQSHVYALYIVALCLSTLNSCIDPFVYYFVSQDFRDHVKNALLCRSVRTVKRMQVSLTSKKFSRKSSSYSSSSTSVKTSY